A window of the Dunckerocampus dactyliophorus isolate RoL2022-P2 chromosome 19, RoL_Ddac_1.1, whole genome shotgun sequence genome harbors these coding sequences:
- the nmbr gene encoding neuromedin-B receptor isoform X2, giving the protein MDIQTSGAVFWTCVKAASIWLLSVLLAIPEAVFSQVVSMQGQRDSENVTFINCVPYPLSDQTHPKVHSLMIFLVYFLFPLAVISVYYYHIARTLTRSAHDMPGEVSEHTKRQMETRKRLAKIVLVFVGLFAVCWLPNHVLYMYRSFHYQQMDVSLAHLLVTLLARVLSFSSSCVNPFALYLLSDSFRRHFNSQLFCRRPRPERQASYLHSTSHIRLTSIKKATASATPANGTCGRPETAM; this is encoded by the exons ATGGACATCCAGACGTCTGGCGCCGTCTTCTGGACATGCGTGAAGGCGGCGTCCATCTGGCTGCTGTCCGTCCTGTTGGCCATCCCCGAGGCCGTCTTCTCCCAAGTGGTCTCCATGCAG GGTCAAAGGGACAGCGAGAACGTGACCTTCATCAACTGTGTCCCCTACCCGCTATCTGACCAGACACACCCCAAGGTCCACTCCCTCATGATCTTCCTGGTCTACTTCCTGTTCCCGCTGGCCGTCATCTCCGTCTACTACTACCACATTGCACGCACGCTCACGCGCAGCGCGCACGACATGCCGGGGGAGGTCAGCGAGCACACCAAGAGACAG ATGGAGACCAGGAAGCGTCTGGCTAAGATCGTGTTGGTCTTCGTGGGATTATTCGCCGTGTGCTGGCTGCCCAACCACGTGCTCTACATGTACCGCTCCTTCCACTACCAGCAGATGGACGTGTCACTAGCGCACCTGCTGGTTACACTGCTAGCACGCGTCCTCAGCTTTTCCTCGTCCTGCGTCAACCCCTTCGCCCTCTACTTGCTAAGCGACAGCTTCCGCCGCCACTTCAACAG TCAGCTGTTCTGCCGCCGCCCGCGCCCAGAGCGCCAGGCCAGCTACCTGCACAGCACCTCCCATATTCGTCTCACCTCCATAAAGAAGGCCACGGCAAGCGCCACCCCCGCCAACGGCACCTGCGGCAGGCCAGAAACGGCCATGTGA